One region of Scomber scombrus chromosome 10, fScoSco1.1, whole genome shotgun sequence genomic DNA includes:
- the LOC133988137 gene encoding glutathione synthetase-like: MATREFLQQLISNPDRLKDLVDYAKETAFQHGLIIRTHETPNSSEVATYAPFTLFPTPVPKAALLQALAVQTHFNTLVDKISQDPDFLEEALASTIQADDFAAKLFGIYRQVQQEGRTQSIVLGMNRSDYMVDQKEDGTPSLKQVEINTIAAGSFGVSDRLPMVHRLVLQSVGLVEESNRVQDTNRTAAMSAALAKAWELYGQQKAVIMILVEESQISKFSHRCIEKELWNRNIPVIRRRFEEVSIGGSLDGDKKLFIDGLEVAVVYYRFGYMPDNYTEQSWETRLLMERSLAVKCPDVGTQLAGTKKVQQVLARPGVLEKFFPDQPDVVEQIRATFAGLYSLDMGPEGDRSVAMALADPEKFVLKPQREGGGNNYFGDDIIRVLQEVKTDKRRAAYILMERIRPRTEPNILLRKQLPITLASVCYEIGVYGAYVRHGGEMVLNEVCGYTLRTKNSENNDGGIIGGVTVFDSAFVI; this comes from the exons ATGGCAACACGAGAGTTTCTCCAGCAGCTCATCTCAAATCCTGACAGACTAAAGGATTTAGTGGATTATGCAAAAGAGACTGCTTTTCAACATGGGCTTATAATACGGACACATGAGACCCCCAATTCATCAGAG GTAGCAACCTACGCTCCATTCACACTCTTCCCCACTCCTGTGCCCAAAGCTGCCCTCCTCCAGGCTCTGGCAGTGCAAACTCACTTCAATACCCTGGTGGACAAGATCAGCCAGGACCCAGACTTTCTGGAAGAGGCTCTTGCAAG TACAATCCAGGCAGATGACTTTGCAGCAAAGTTATTTGGCATATACAGACAAGTGCAGCAGGAAGGACGGACACAG TCCATTGTGTTGGGTATGAACCGGTCTGACTATATGGTGGACCAGAAGGAAGATGGAACACCTTCCCTGAAGCAAGTAGAGATCAACACTATCGCTGCTGGTAGTTTTGGAGTGTCTGACCGTCTGCCTATGGTGCACAG GCTTGTACTGCAATCAGTCGGTCTTGTGGAAGAGAGCAATCGTGTCCAGGATACCAACAGGACTGCTGCAATGAGTGCTGCTCTTGCCAAAGCCTGGGAGCTCTATGGCCAACAGAA GGCAGTAATTATGATTCTGGTTGAGGAATCCCAGATTAGTAAATTCAGTCATCGTTGCATTGAGAAAGAGCTTTGGAACAG GAATATTCCTGTTATCCGCAGGAGGTTTGAGGAGGTGTCCATAGGAGGGTCTCTTGATGGTGACAAAAAACTATTTAT AGACGGGCTGGAGGTAGCCGTTGTGTACTACCGCTTCGGCTACATGCCAGACAACTACACTGAACAG AGTTGGGAGACTCGTCTTCTGATGGAGCGTTCTCTGGCTGTGAAATGTCCGGATGTCGGCACTCAACTGGCCGGAACCAAAAAGGTCCAGCAGGTGCTCGCCAGACCTGGAGTTCTGGAGAAGTTCTTCCCCGACCAGCCAGACGTGGTCGAGCAGATCAGAGCGACTTTCGCTGGCCTCTACAGTCTTGACATG GGTCCAGAAGGAGACCGGTCAGTGGCTATGGCTTTGGCTGACCCGGAAAAGTTTGTCCTGAAGCctcagagagaaggaggag GTAACAATTATTTTGGAGACGATATTATCAGAGTACTACAGGAGGTTAAAACTGATAAAAGGAGAGCTGCTTATATTCTAATGGAAAGGATCCGACCCAGAACAGAGCCAAACATCCTGCTGAGGAAACAGCTTCCAATCACACTCGCCTCCGTTTGTTATGAAATCGGAGTTTACGGAGCCTATGTGAG GCATGGTGGAGAAATGGTTCTCAATGAGGTTTGCGGCTACACTTTGAGGACTAAGAACAGTGAAAACAATGATGGGGGGATAATTGGTGGAGTGACTGTGTTTGACAGTGCATTTGTCATCTGA